The Dyella sp. 2HG41-7 sequence TGAACTGACTCAACTGCGCGCGAACCGACAGCACATCGGCAGGGTCCGGCGTATCGGTAAGAATGACAAGCGGCATGTTCATGACGACAGATTGCATCAGAACGCCATGTCGAACGCCACCTCTCCCTCCACGCCCACCTGATAGGCCGACACGCGCCGCTCGAAAAAGTTGGTGACTTCCTGCACGTCCTGCAGGTCCATAAAGTCGAACGGGTTCTTGGCGCCGTACTTCTTCGGCAGATCGAGCTGGGCGAGGCGTTGATCGGCGCAATATTCCAGGTATTGGCGCATATCCTTCACCGACAAGCCGGCCACGCCGCCGGAAAGCACGTCTTCGGCAAACTGCGTTTCGCAGGCGATGGCTTCTTCCAGCATGGCTTCGACATCTGCACGCATCGCGTCGTCGAACAAATCCGGATCTTGCGCGCGCACGGTGCGCACCACGGAAAAAGCGAACGCCATATGACCCGATTCGTCGCGGAACACCCAATTGGTGCCCGACGCCAAGCCATGCAGCAGTCCGCGCGAGCGCAGGAAATACACGTACGCAAACGCGGCAAAGAAAAACAGCCCTTCGATGCAGGCCGCGAAACAGATCAGGTTCAGCAGAAACTGACGGCGCTGCTCGCGCGTTTCCAGTCGCCGCAAGTCCTGGACGGAGTCGATCCACTTAAAGCAGAACGCACCTTTCTGCTTGATCGACGGAATGTTTTCGATCGCGGCAAACGCTTTATTGCGCTCGTTCGGATCGGGGATGTAAGTGTCCAGCAACGTGAGATAGAACTGCACATGCAGCGCTTCTTCGAACAACTGGCGCGACAAATACATGCGCGCTTCCGGCGCGTTGATGTGCTGATAAAGGTTCAACACCAGGTTGTTCGCGACGATGGTGTCGCCCGTAGCGAAGAATGCCACTAAACGATGGATCAGGTGACGATCCGCATCCGTCATCTTCGACTTGAGGTCGGTGACGTCGAGCGAAAAATCCACTTCTTCCACCGTCCAGGTGTTTTTGATCGCGTTGCGATACATCTCGTAGAACTCGGGGTAGCGCATCGGGCGCAGGGTGAGTTCGAAGCCGGGGTCGAGGATGTGTTGGGGTTGCGAGGCGTTCAACGTGATGTCCTCAGGAAATTTTGTAGGAAGTCGCTGGGTCCGGGCTTTCGCCGGGACGACGAGTGTGAGGGGTGTTGGAGGATTTGCCGGAAGCAAATGGATGCCGAAAATCGTCATCATGAGATCGCGGCAACCCAGTGTTTATATACTTGCTAGTAGACGGAACGGTGTTTTGTACGTCGGGGTAACCTCGGATCTGGTTCAACGAGTGTGGCAACATCGTTCTGGCTTTATTTCGAGCTTCACGAGAGCTCACGCTGCATATTGCCTCGTCTGGTATGAGCTGCACGAAACGATGGAATCAGCGATAAGCCGCGAGAAGTTATTGAAGAAGTGGCATCGCCAATGGAAGTTAGAACTCGTTGAGCGTTTCAATCCGTACTGGAACGACCTTTATCCAACCTTGCTTTAAACCCGTCGCCCCGGCGAAGGCCGGGGCCTAGTGTCTTTTGCTCGTCTGTAACTGAAGTCGCTGGGCCCCGGCTTTCGCCGGGGCGACGAGACTTTATTGGCAAGCCTCGCAGTACTCGGGATTTTCGAGAGAACAGAACACGGCGGCCGTCGCTTCATCCTGCGCGCTGGGCGCAAGCACAGCAGTCGCCGACGCAGTCACCGTCGTCTTCGCTATCTTCGTCGCCGGACGCGAGCGCAAGTAATACGTCGTTTTGACGCCAGACTTCCACGCGTACATGTACATCGAGCTCAGCTGCCCAATGTTCGGGTTCTCCATAAACAAATTCAGCGACTGGCTTTGATCGATATACGCACCGCGTGCGGCGGCCAAGTCGATCAACACTTTCTGCGGCAACTCCCACACGGTGCGATAGATTGAGCGCAGGCGTTCCGGAATCGCGGCGATGTTCTGGATCGAACCTTCCGCAAGCTTGATCGCGTCGCGGACTTCGGGCGTCCACAATCCCAATGTTTTCAGCTCTTCCACCAGGTAGCGATTCACTACCAGAAAGTCGCCCGACAAGGTCTCGCGCTTGAACAGGTTGCTGACTTGCGGCTCGATGCATTCGTAGCAGCCGGCAATGGACGCGATGGTTGCGGTGGGCGCAATGGCGATCAGCAGCGAGTTGCGCAAGCCATTCGTTTTGATCGCGTCGCGCAACGCGTCCCAGCGAGCGGTGTCGTGCGGCGTTGCGGCTTTCCAGTAGTCGAACTGCAATTCGCCGTGGGCCGCGCGGGTTTCGGCAAAGCCCGGGTGCGCGCCGCTTTGCTCGGCTAAGGCGTTCGATTGCGCCAACGCGTTGTAGTAGATCTCTTCGGCGATGCGCGTGGAAAGCGCTAGCGCTTCGGCCGAATCGAAAGGTAGGCGCAGCTTGAAGAACACATCCTGCAAGCCCATCACACCCAGGCCCACCGGGCGCCATTTGCGATTGGCCGTCGCGGCTGTGTCGATCGGATAGAAGTTCAGATCGATCACACGATCGAGCTGCCGCACCGCGGTGCGCACGGTGGTGGCGAGTTTGGCGAAATCGAACGCGCCATCCACGACATGGCGGGAGAGGTTGAT is a genomic window containing:
- a CDS encoding ribonucleotide-diphosphate reductase subunit beta, giving the protein MRYPEFYEMYRNAIKNTWTVEEVDFSLDVTDLKSKMTDADRHLIHRLVAFFATGDTIVANNLVLNLYQHINAPEARMYLSRQLFEEALHVQFYLTLLDTYIPDPNERNKAFAAIENIPSIKQKGAFCFKWIDSVQDLRRLETREQRRQFLLNLICFAACIEGLFFFAAFAYVYFLRSRGLLHGLASGTNWVFRDESGHMAFAFSVVRTVRAQDPDLFDDAMRADVEAMLEEAIACETQFAEDVLSGGVAGLSVKDMRQYLEYCADQRLAQLDLPKKYGAKNPFDFMDLQDVQEVTNFFERRVSAYQVGVEGEVAFDMAF
- a CDS encoding GIY-YIG nuclease family protein, which gives rise to MRSRQPSVYILASRRNGVLYVGVTSDLVQRVWQHRSGFISSFTRAHAAYCLVWYELHETMESAISREKLLKKWHRQWKLELVERFNPYWNDLYPTLL